In one Streptomyces sp. NBC_01241 genomic region, the following are encoded:
- a CDS encoding M20 family metallopeptidase, which yields MTDRAHTVLAGLDGVGSDLEGIYKDLHRHPELGLREHRTAKKAADALRNFGYEVTEGIGGTGVIGTLVNGEGPVVMARADMDALPVREQTGLPYASTATVTGDDGTEQPVMHACGHDVHVTCLIGCARLMARAKDAWRGTFVALFQPSEENGDGAEAMIDDGLTSKAPRPDVVLAQHVLPYPAGYVGTRSGSFLSASDSLRVTVYGRGAHGSMPQAAVDPVVMAAMIVVRLQTIVSRELAATTPAVVTVGSIHAGTGPNVIPDRAVIQLNVRTYDDASRTHVLNAIERIVEAESQASRSPRPPEIEKTATFPPTVNDEAPTRRVAEAFAAHFGDEAHTIDLQTASEDMSEIPKAFGAPFTYWGIGGIDPGLYAEAARNGTVAQDIPVNHSPAFAPVVQPTLNTGVGALTVAALAWLGR from the coding sequence ATGACCGACCGTGCCCACACCGTGCTGGCAGGCCTCGATGGCGTCGGCTCCGATCTGGAGGGCATCTACAAGGACCTGCACAGACACCCCGAACTCGGCTTGCGGGAGCACCGCACGGCCAAGAAGGCGGCCGACGCCCTGCGGAACTTCGGCTACGAAGTCACCGAAGGCATCGGCGGAACCGGGGTGATCGGCACCCTGGTCAACGGCGAGGGTCCGGTCGTCATGGCCCGCGCCGACATGGACGCCCTCCCGGTACGCGAACAGACCGGCCTGCCCTACGCCTCCACGGCCACGGTGACCGGCGACGACGGCACCGAGCAGCCCGTGATGCACGCCTGCGGACACGATGTGCACGTGACCTGTCTGATCGGCTGCGCACGGCTGATGGCCCGGGCCAAGGACGCCTGGCGAGGCACCTTCGTGGCCCTCTTCCAGCCCTCGGAGGAGAACGGCGACGGCGCCGAAGCCATGATCGACGACGGTTTGACGTCGAAGGCTCCCCGGCCCGACGTGGTGCTCGCCCAGCACGTCCTGCCCTATCCGGCCGGCTATGTCGGCACTCGCTCCGGATCGTTCCTGTCGGCCTCCGACAGTCTGCGCGTCACCGTGTACGGCCGGGGCGCGCACGGCTCCATGCCCCAGGCCGCGGTCGACCCCGTGGTGATGGCCGCGATGATCGTCGTACGCCTGCAGACCATTGTCTCCCGGGAACTGGCCGCCACCACTCCGGCCGTCGTCACCGTGGGCAGCATCCATGCCGGCACCGGCCCCAACGTCATCCCCGACCGCGCGGTCATCCAGCTCAACGTGCGTACGTACGACGACGCCTCGCGCACGCACGTCCTGAACGCGATCGAGCGGATCGTCGAGGCCGAGAGCCAGGCGTCCCGATCGCCGAGGCCACCCGAGATCGAGAAGACCGCCACCTTCCCGCCCACGGTCAATGACGAGGCGCCGACCCGGCGCGTCGCCGAGGCGTTCGCGGCCCACTTCGGCGACGAAGCGCACACCATCGACCTGCAGACCGCCAGCGAGGACATGAGCGAGATCCCCAAGGCGTTCGGTGCGCCATTCACCTACTGGGGCATCGGGGGCATCGACCCCGGCCTGTACGCCGAGGCCGCCAGGAACGGGACCGTCGCCCAGGACATCCCGGTGAACCACAGCCCCGCCTTCGCCCCGGTCGTCCAGCCGACCCTGAACACCGGTGTCGGCGCGCTGACGGTCGCCGCCCTCGCGTGGCTCGGCAGATGA
- the acnA gene encoding aconitate hydratase AcnA, producing MSANSFDARSTLRVGDESYEIFKLDKVEGSARLPYSLKVLLENLLRTEDGANITADHIRALGGWDSQAQPSQEIQFTPARVIMQDFTGVPCVVDLATMREAVKELGGDPAKINPLAPAELVIDHSVIADKFGTNDAFAQNVELEYGRNKERYQFLRWGQTAFDEFKVVPPGTGIVHQVNIEKLARTVMVRGGQAYPDTLVGTDSHTTMVNGLGVLGWGVGGIEAEAAMLGQPVSMLIPRVVGFKLTGELPAGTTATDLVLTITEMLRKHGVVGKFVEFYGEGVAATSLANRATIGNMSPEFGSTAAIFPIDDETLKYLRLTGRDEQQVALVEAYAKEQGLWLDPAAEPDFSEKLELDLSTVVPSIAGPKRPQDRIVLANAKEQFAQDVRNYVSEDEESGKESFPASDSPASSNGVPSRPTTVTAPDGTTYEIDHGAVTVAAITSCTNTSNPYVMVAAALVAKKAVEKGLTRKPWVKTTLAPGSKVVTDYFDKAGLTPYLDKVGFNLVGYGCTTCIGNSGPLPEEVSKAVNEHDLAVTSVLSGNRNFEGRINPDVKMNYLASPPLVVAYAIAGSMKVDITKDALGIDQDGKPVYLADIWPSEAEVNDVVANTIGEDMFNKSYQDVFAGDAQWQALAIPTGNTFEWDPQSTYVRKPPYFEGMTMETTPVENISGARVLAKLGDSVTTDHISPAGAIKADTPAGKYLTEHGVERRDFNSYGSRRGNHEVMIRGTFANIRLRNQIAPGTEGGYTRDFTQADAPVSFIYDASQSYQAAGTPLVILAGKEYGSGSSRDWAAKGTALLGVKAVIAESYERIHRSNLIGMGVLPLQFPEGATAEALGLTGEETFSFTGVTELNNGTTPRTVKVTTDTGVEFDAVVRIDTPGEADYYRNGGIMQYVLRSLIRK from the coding sequence GTGTCGGCGAACAGCTTCGACGCCCGCAGCACGCTGCGCGTGGGCGACGAGTCGTACGAGATCTTCAAGCTGGACAAGGTCGAGGGCTCCGCGCGCCTCCCTTACAGCCTGAAGGTGCTGCTGGAGAACCTGCTCCGCACCGAGGACGGCGCGAACATCACCGCCGACCACATCCGGGCGCTCGGCGGCTGGGACTCCCAGGCACAGCCCAGCCAGGAGATCCAGTTCACGCCGGCCCGCGTGATCATGCAGGACTTCACCGGTGTGCCGTGTGTCGTGGACCTCGCCACCATGCGTGAGGCCGTCAAGGAGCTGGGTGGTGACCCGGCCAAGATCAACCCCCTCGCCCCGGCCGAGCTGGTCATCGACCACTCCGTCATCGCCGACAAGTTCGGCACCAACGACGCGTTCGCGCAGAACGTCGAGCTGGAGTACGGCCGCAACAAGGAGCGCTACCAGTTCCTGCGCTGGGGCCAGACCGCCTTCGACGAGTTCAAGGTCGTCCCCCCGGGCACCGGCATCGTCCACCAGGTCAACATCGAGAAGCTGGCCCGTACGGTCATGGTCCGGGGCGGCCAGGCGTACCCCGACACCCTCGTCGGCACCGACTCGCACACCACCATGGTCAACGGCCTCGGTGTGCTGGGCTGGGGCGTCGGCGGCATCGAGGCCGAGGCCGCGATGCTCGGCCAGCCGGTCTCCATGCTCATCCCGCGCGTCGTCGGCTTCAAGCTGACCGGCGAGCTCCCGGCCGGCACCACCGCCACCGACCTCGTGCTGACCATCACCGAGATGCTCCGCAAGCACGGCGTCGTCGGCAAGTTCGTCGAGTTCTACGGTGAGGGCGTCGCCGCCACCTCCCTCGCGAACCGCGCCACCATCGGCAACATGTCGCCGGAGTTCGGCTCCACCGCCGCGATCTTCCCGATCGACGACGAGACGCTGAAGTACCTGCGCCTGACCGGCCGTGACGAGCAGCAGGTCGCGCTCGTCGAGGCGTACGCCAAGGAGCAGGGCCTCTGGCTCGACCCGGCCGCCGAGCCGGACTTCTCCGAGAAGCTGGAGCTGGACCTGTCGACGGTCGTCCCGTCGATCGCCGGCCCGAAGCGCCCGCAGGACCGCATCGTCCTCGCGAACGCCAAGGAGCAGTTCGCCCAGGACGTGCGCAACTACGTCTCCGAGGACGAGGAGTCGGGCAAGGAGTCCTTCCCGGCCTCCGACTCGCCGGCCTCCTCCAACGGCGTTCCGTCGCGTCCGACCACGGTCACGGCCCCCGACGGCACGACGTACGAGATCGACCACGGCGCCGTCACCGTCGCCGCGATCACCTCCTGCACCAACACCTCGAACCCGTACGTCATGGTCGCCGCGGCGCTCGTGGCGAAGAAGGCGGTCGAGAAGGGCCTGACCCGCAAGCCGTGGGTCAAGACCACCCTCGCCCCGGGCTCGAAGGTCGTCACCGACTACTTCGACAAGGCGGGCCTGACCCCGTACCTCGACAAGGTCGGCTTCAACCTCGTCGGCTACGGCTGCACCACCTGCATCGGCAACTCCGGCCCGCTGCCGGAGGAGGTCTCCAAGGCGGTCAACGAGCACGACCTCGCCGTGACCTCGGTGCTCTCCGGCAACCGTAACTTCGAGGGCCGGATCAACCCCGACGTCAAGATGAACTACCTGGCGTCCCCGCCGCTGGTCGTCGCGTACGCCATCGCCGGTTCGATGAAGGTGGACATCACCAAGGACGCCCTGGGCATCGACCAGGACGGCAAGCCGGTCTACCTCGCGGACATCTGGCCGTCGGAGGCCGAGGTGAACGACGTCGTCGCCAACACCATCGGCGAGGACATGTTCAACAAGTCCTACCAGGACGTCTTCGCCGGCGACGCCCAGTGGCAGGCGCTCGCGATCCCGACCGGCAACACCTTCGAGTGGGACCCGCAGTCCACCTACGTGCGCAAGCCCCCGTACTTCGAGGGCATGACGATGGAGACGACCCCGGTCGAGAACATCTCCGGCGCCCGGGTGCTCGCCAAGCTGGGCGACTCGGTCACCACCGACCACATCTCCCCGGCCGGTGCGATCAAGGCCGACACCCCGGCCGGCAAGTACCTCACGGAGCACGGCGTCGAGCGCCGTGACTTCAACTCCTACGGCTCGCGCCGTGGTAACCACGAGGTCATGATTCGCGGCACCTTCGCGAACATCCGCCTGCGCAACCAGATCGCCCCGGGCACCGAGGGTGGCTACACCCGCGACTTCACCCAGGCCGATGCCCCCGTGTCGTTCATCTACGACGCCTCGCAGAGCTACCAGGCCGCCGGTACCCCGCTGGTCATCCTGGCGGGCAAGGAGTACGGCTCCGGCTCGTCCCGCGACTGGGCCGCCAAGGGCACCGCGCTCCTCGGCGTCAAGGCCGTCATCGCCGAGTCCTACGAGCGCATCCACCGCTCGAACCTCATCGGCATGGGCGTCCTCCCGCTCCAGTTCCCGGAGGGCGCGACCGCCGAGGCCCTCGGCCTCACCGGCGAGGAGACCTTCTCCTTCACCGGCGTGACCGAGCTGAACAACGGCACCACGCCGCGCACCGTCAAGGTCACCACCGACACCGGTGTGGAGTTCGACGCGGTCGTCCGCATCGACACCCCCGGTGAGGCGGACTACTACCGCAACGGCGGCATCATGCAGTACGTGCTCCGCAGCCTGATCCGCAAGTAG
- a CDS encoding DUF397 domain-containing protein yields MSMAPDLSTAAWRTSSYSNGDGGECVEVADNVPGFVPVRDTKLTHSPVLAFPAAGWAAFVQYVKR; encoded by the coding sequence ATGAGCATGGCACCTGACCTGAGTACCGCTGCCTGGCGTACGTCGTCGTACAGCAACGGCGACGGCGGTGAATGCGTCGAGGTCGCCGACAACGTCCCCGGCTTCGTCCCCGTACGCGACACCAAGCTGACCCACAGCCCGGTCCTGGCCTTCCCGGCCGCGGGCTGGGCGGCGTTCGTGCAGTACGTCAAGCGGTAG
- a CDS encoding helix-turn-helix domain-containing protein, with the protein MPQPKDLDPYTDSRSFYGSELRRLREAAGMSQSELGDRVFCSGTYIGLFEMAERRPQEDMSRAFDELLGSGEHLQRLCRLARKSKVAGYFADAAELQLHASSIDSYTSMVVLGLLQTESYARALTRAAHPFADTEVIDGHVRTRMERTSLLNAPAAPVLWVVIHEAALLLPVGGPAVMAEQLNHLAEQIASRPRIVAQVLPFSAGAHPFLHSSMTLMQFTDAPSIVYTESAYSGQLVEEPLLVEQYRSAYDLARAAALSPEASLARIVSAAKEFATDEHGT; encoded by the coding sequence ATGCCGCAGCCCAAGGATCTCGATCCGTACACCGACTCCCGTTCCTTCTACGGCTCCGAGTTGCGCCGCCTGCGTGAGGCCGCCGGGATGTCCCAGAGCGAGCTGGGCGACCGGGTGTTCTGCTCGGGAACGTACATCGGGCTGTTCGAGATGGCGGAACGGCGCCCGCAGGAAGACATGTCCCGGGCCTTCGACGAACTGCTGGGCAGCGGCGAGCATCTTCAGCGGCTGTGCCGGCTGGCGCGCAAGTCGAAGGTGGCGGGGTACTTCGCGGATGCGGCCGAGCTCCAGCTGCACGCCTCGTCCATCGACAGCTATACGTCGATGGTGGTCCTCGGACTGTTGCAGACAGAGTCCTATGCGCGTGCGCTGACCCGAGCCGCCCACCCGTTCGCCGACACGGAAGTCATCGACGGACATGTCAGGACGCGCATGGAGCGCACCAGTCTCCTCAACGCGCCTGCGGCACCCGTGCTTTGGGTGGTGATTCACGAGGCCGCGCTCCTGTTGCCGGTGGGCGGACCGGCCGTCATGGCGGAGCAGCTCAATCATCTCGCCGAGCAGATCGCTTCCCGCCCTCGTATCGTCGCCCAGGTGCTCCCGTTCTCCGCCGGGGCACATCCCTTCCTGCACTCGTCCATGACGCTGATGCAGTTCACCGACGCTCCGTCCATCGTGTACACGGAGAGCGCGTACAGCGGCCAACTCGTTGAAGAACCGCTGCTGGTGGAGCAGTACCGATCCGCATACGATCTGGCCAGGGCCGCCGCGCTGTCGCCGGAGGCGTCCCTGGCCCGGATCGTGTCGGCGGCGAAGGAGTTCGCGACCGATGAGCATGGCACCTGA
- a CDS encoding histidine phosphatase family protein — translation MGELILIRHGETEWSRSGQHTSHTDLPLTPFGERQARALAPLLADRQIALTLVSPAVRARRTAELAGLTAPRITPELREWDYGGYEGVTTEEIRLTRPEWNLWTDGVAPGPEAHPGETPAEVGARADRVLAEVVRAAGRDTEEDIALVAHSHFLRVLTARYLGLTPAEGTLFQLATGAVSRLGTEHGKPVLTAWNVTLPESLFPRDVPESPEQD, via the coding sequence ATGGGCGAGTTGATCCTGATCCGGCACGGCGAGACCGAGTGGTCGCGGTCCGGGCAGCACACGAGCCACACCGATCTGCCCCTGACCCCCTTCGGCGAACGGCAGGCCCGCGCCCTGGCCCCGCTGCTCGCCGACCGGCAGATCGCGCTCACCCTGGTCAGCCCCGCGGTACGCGCCCGGCGCACCGCGGAGCTCGCCGGGCTCACCGCGCCCCGCATCACACCCGAGCTGCGTGAGTGGGACTACGGCGGCTACGAAGGGGTGACCACCGAGGAGATCCGCCTCACCCGCCCCGAGTGGAATCTGTGGACCGACGGGGTCGCCCCCGGCCCCGAGGCGCATCCCGGCGAGACGCCCGCCGAGGTCGGTGCGCGTGCCGACCGGGTGCTGGCGGAGGTCGTGCGGGCCGCGGGCCGCGATACGGAGGAGGACATCGCGCTCGTCGCCCACTCCCACTTCCTGCGCGTACTCACCGCCCGCTATCTCGGCCTGACCCCGGCCGAGGGCACACTGTTCCAGCTCGCCACGGGGGCGGTCTCGCGGCTCGGCACCGAGCACGGCAAGCCGGTTCTGACGGCGTGGAATGTGACCTTGCCCGAGAGCTTGTTCCCCCGGGACGTTCCGGAAAGCCCGGAGCAGGACTGA